A part of Clarias gariepinus isolate MV-2021 ecotype Netherlands chromosome 14, CGAR_prim_01v2, whole genome shotgun sequence genomic DNA contains:
- the nbr1a gene encoding NBR1 autophagy cargo receptor a isoform X1 — protein sequence MNHPVTVKVNFRGSVKKFPVVDTDKAQWETVEAWIKTTFGLSHFQAKYFDEENEEISINSQDEYTEALKSAFKQANQLHMNVYKMKGQAEGGPVKAEVKELRIDPRPAPPYRARVKMADKETQVTPERDSVVVKENKVNKVEEEAVPAWFKSYMDRFKDQVVREVVDKMCSEFSGQCCTHRASDPPEEPRTSGTQLAVVSSTTQRTSTPNCSNCKGPATGGGYHCSVCPSCILCEPCSHKHDPSHNLKRTRTPLSVPERGVTPEPRFLRRGDRTVRKAERQRLKAERRQLKAEVKEIKKKLRLEKRGLLWSGATNGTSSSGLGPAPAPAPAPGAAAATGPEPQASSPEGPKVSCSTLVPTMTALFLDENLPDGTCLEPGTKFIKYWKMRNTGNISWTSDTKLKFMWGNLALESQDQKEVAVPFLKPGQVGMVSVAFVAPMLEGTYTSHWRLAHCGVQFGPRVWCSIVVVPSSGQKLNSHSSKLFMNKHSVLGIDGMCWTGSRDDMRGSSSSKREYYMPSVDLLTAQDLLSFELLDINIVQELEKVPANPPADMTPCMSPVPHYGTTCGKQGLGIVRENAEHTGLKNLQVVQPQRHSDNVDLQVHDEGEDDISGTQFVCETVIRSLTLEEEPEHKPPRRGRANHSRPEHHEPTPFNERAMMERIDRPLLPIIKKPEAPLPVQPHIILEEPALPVFSELLIGSNENLYTDPAALEEEEGKKDDQDKEEEAGEWDEVSSQASSASSEEYLVVLPDCFDTSKPLGDSLYSSAVSLPGNACSTEPEKAQDQTTTEGESVEPATVMQNSVNRLLCTSQILNTPPLIPEVAIVPASLSLLPTLRTHRSIQPFATKNRVSRNLDCEENRSCPAENKTNGLGSTHPDAHDNAFETGSSQDPRLRHGGLTEGLVKGALSVAASAYKALFTGQSSSTQRPSVDPVSKEASLIAVLQEMGFSNKLLNQKLLRKHQYNLLDVVNELVQMTDNDWYTTRH from the exons ATGAATCACCCAGTTACCGTCAAAGTGAATTTCCGTGGGAGCGTGAAGAAGTTTCCTGTGGTTGATACAGACAAAGCGCAGTGGGAGACAGTAGAGGCCTGG aTTAAAACTACCTTTGGTTTATCCCATTTTCAAGCTAAATATTTTGACGAGGAGAATGAAGAG ATCTCTATAAACAGCCAAG ATGAGTATACTGAGGCGCTGAAG AGTGCATTTAAGCAAGCCAATCAGCTTCACATGAATGTGTATAAGATGAAAGGCCAGGCTGAAGGTGGGCCTGTTAAAGCTGAAGTTAAAGAACTCAGAATTGATCCCAGACCAGCACCACCATATCGGGCCAGAGTGAAAATGGCAGACAAAGAGACACAGGTGACCCCTGAGCGGGACTCG GTGGTTGTGAAGGAAAATAAAGTCAATAAAGTCGAAGAGGAGGCTGTCCCAGCATGGTTTAAATCTTACATGGACAGA TTCAAAGATCAGGTAGTGAGGGAAGTTGTGGACAAAATGTGTAGTGAATTTTCTGGCCAGTGCTGTACACACAGAGCCTCTGATCCCCCAGAAGAGCCCAGAACTTCTGGAACTCAGTTGGCGGTAGTGAGTTCCACAACACAGAGGACCTCAACACCTAACTGCAGCAATTGCAAGGGGCCAGCCACTGGAGGAGGATATCACTGcag CGTGTGTCCTTCTTGCATCTTGTGTGAGCCATGCAGTCACAAACATGACCCCAGCCACAACTTGAAAAGAACAAGGACTCCATTGTCTGTTCCAGAACGGGGAGTAACCCCAGAGCCTAG GTTCTTGCGGCGCGGAGACAGGACTGTCCGCAAGGCTGAACGCCAGCGTCTGAAAGCTGAGCGGAGGCAGCTGAAGGCCGAAGTGAAGGAGATTAAGAAGAAGCTGAGGTTGGAGAAGAGAGGCCTGCTGTGGAGTGGAGCCACCAACGGCACTAGCAGCTCAGGTCTTGGTCCTGCTCCTGCTCCTGCCCCTGCTCCTGGTGCGGCTGCAGCCACGGGCCCAGAGCCTCAGGCCTCCAGTCCAGA GGGTCCCAAGGTCTCCTGCTCCACCTTGGTGCCCACAATGACAGCCTTGTTTCTGGATGAGAATCTACCAGACGGAACATGTCTGGAGCCTGGCACCAAGTTCATCAAGTACTGGAAGATGAGGAATACCGGCAACATCAGCTGGACTTCTGACACAAAG CTAAAGTTCATGTGGGGAAACTTGGCCTTGGAGTCACAGGATCAGAAGGAGGTGGCGGTACCCTTCCTCAAGCCAGGCCAGGTTGGTATGGTGAGTGTGGCATTCGTGGCACCCATGCTAGAGGGCACCTATACCTCACACTGGCGCCTGGCACACTGCGGGGTTCAGTTTGGCCCTCGAGTGTGGTGCAGCATTGTAGTAGTCCCCAGTTCAGGCCAGAAACTCAACTCCCACTCCAGCAAATTATTT ATGAATAAACATAGTGTTCTAGGAATagatgggatgtgctggactgGTTCTAGAGATGACATGCGTGGGTCCTCCAGCAGCAAGAGAGAGTACTACATGCCCTCTGTGGACCTGCTTACtgcacag gatctgCTCTCCTTTGAGTTGCTGGATATAAATATTGTCCAAGAGTTGGAGAAGGTCCCAGCTAACCCTCCAGCTG ATATGACTCCATGCATGTCCCCAGTCCCACATTATGGAACTACATGTGGAAAGCAGGGACTGGGCATAGTTAGAGAGAATGCAGAACACACAGGCTTGAAAAACCTCCAAG TTGTGCAGCCTCAAAGACACTCTGACAATGTGGATCTTCAAGTTCATGATGAAGGTGAAGATGACATCAGTGGAACTCAGTTTGTCTGCGAGACTGTGATTAGGTCCCTCACGCTGGAGGAAGAGCCTGAACACAAACCTCCACGACGAGGTCGAGCCAACCACAGTAGGCCTGAGC ATCATGAACCCACCCCATTTAATGAGAGGGCTATGATGGAGAGGATTGATAGACCCCTCCTGCCGATTATAAAGAAGCCAGAAGCTCCACTCCCAGTTCAACCACACATCATACTTGAAGAACCTGCTCTCCCAG TTTTTTCAGAATTGTTGATTGGCTCTAATGAAAACCTGTACACTGACCCTGCTGCTCTGGAGGAGGAAGAAGGGAAGAAGGATGATCAGGATAAAGAGGAAGAGGCAGGAGAGTGGGATGAGGTGAGCAGCCAGGCATCCTCAGCTTCTTCGGAAGAATACCTCGTTGTCTTGCCTGACTGCTTTGATACCTCCAAACCCCTGGGAGATTCTTTATACAGCTCAGCTGTGTCCCTGCCTGGAAACGCCTGTAGCACAGAGCCTGAGAAAGCACAGGACCAGACAACAACAGAGGGAGAGTCAGTGGAACCAGCAACTGTTATGCAAAACAGTGTCAACAGGTTGCTGTGCACCTCTCAGATATTGAACACCCCGCCACTTATTCCTGAAGTGGCAATTGTCCCTGCCTCCCTGTCACTACTCCCAACTCTCCGCACACACAG GTCTATACAACCTTTTGCGACTAAGAATAGAGTCTCAAGGAATCTTGACTGTGAAGAGAACAGATCATGTCCAGCTGAGAACAAAACAAATG GATTAGGTTCAACACATCCAGACGCCCATGACAATGCCTTTGAGACAGGCAGCTCTCAGGATCCAAG GCTACGTCATGGGGGACTCACTGAAGGGCTTGTGAAGGGAGCACTCTCAGTGGCAGCGTCTGCTTACAAAGCTTTGTTCACAGGCCAGAGCAGCTCCACACAG CGGCCCAGTGTAGACCCAGTGTCTAAAGAAGCCTCACTGATAGCTGTGTTACAAGAGATGGGTTTCAGTAACAAGCTGCTAAATCAGAAGCTGCTGAGAAAGCATCAGTACAATCTGCTGGACGTGGTGAATGAGTTGGTGCAAATGACCGACAATGATTGGTACACAACGAGGCATTAA
- the nbr1a gene encoding NBR1 autophagy cargo receptor a isoform X2 produces MNHPVTVKVNFRGSVKKFPVVDTDKAQWETVEAWIKTTFGLSHFQAKYFDEENEEISINSQDEYTEALKSAFKQANQLHMNVYKMKGQAEGGPVKAEVKELRIDPRPAPPYRARVKMADKETQVTPERDSVVVKENKVNKVEEEAVPAWFKSYMDRFKDQVVREVVDKMCSEFSGQCCTHRASDPPEEPRTSGTQLAVVSSTTQRTSTPNCSNCKGPATGGGYHCSVCPSCILCEPCSHKHDPSHNLKRTRTPLSVPERGVTPEPRFLRRGDRTVRKAERQRLKAERRQLKAEVKEIKKKLRLEKRGLLWSGATNGTSSSGLGPAPAPAPAPGAAAATGPEPQASSPEGPKVSCSTLVPTMTALFLDENLPDGTCLEPGTKFIKYWKMRNTGNISWTSDTKLKFMWGNLALESQDQKEVAVPFLKPGQVGMVSVAFVAPMLEGTYTSHWRLAHCGVQFGPRVWCSIVVVPSSGQKLNSHSSKLFMNKHSVLGIDGMCWTGSRDDMRGSSSSKREYYMPSVDLLTAQDLLSFELLDINIVQELEKVPANPPADMTPCMSPVPHYGTTCGKQGLGIVRENAEHTGLKNLQVVQPQRHSDNVDLQVHDEGEDDISGTQFVCETVIRSLTLEEEPEHKPPRRGRANHNHEPTPFNERAMMERIDRPLLPIIKKPEAPLPVQPHIILEEPALPVFSELLIGSNENLYTDPAALEEEEGKKDDQDKEEEAGEWDEVSSQASSASSEEYLVVLPDCFDTSKPLGDSLYSSAVSLPGNACSTEPEKAQDQTTTEGESVEPATVMQNSVNRLLCTSQILNTPPLIPEVAIVPASLSLLPTLRTHRSIQPFATKNRVSRNLDCEENRSCPAENKTNGLGSTHPDAHDNAFETGSSQDPRLRHGGLTEGLVKGALSVAASAYKALFTGQSSSTQRPSVDPVSKEASLIAVLQEMGFSNKLLNQKLLRKHQYNLLDVVNELVQMTDNDWYTTRH; encoded by the exons ATGAATCACCCAGTTACCGTCAAAGTGAATTTCCGTGGGAGCGTGAAGAAGTTTCCTGTGGTTGATACAGACAAAGCGCAGTGGGAGACAGTAGAGGCCTGG aTTAAAACTACCTTTGGTTTATCCCATTTTCAAGCTAAATATTTTGACGAGGAGAATGAAGAG ATCTCTATAAACAGCCAAG ATGAGTATACTGAGGCGCTGAAG AGTGCATTTAAGCAAGCCAATCAGCTTCACATGAATGTGTATAAGATGAAAGGCCAGGCTGAAGGTGGGCCTGTTAAAGCTGAAGTTAAAGAACTCAGAATTGATCCCAGACCAGCACCACCATATCGGGCCAGAGTGAAAATGGCAGACAAAGAGACACAGGTGACCCCTGAGCGGGACTCG GTGGTTGTGAAGGAAAATAAAGTCAATAAAGTCGAAGAGGAGGCTGTCCCAGCATGGTTTAAATCTTACATGGACAGA TTCAAAGATCAGGTAGTGAGGGAAGTTGTGGACAAAATGTGTAGTGAATTTTCTGGCCAGTGCTGTACACACAGAGCCTCTGATCCCCCAGAAGAGCCCAGAACTTCTGGAACTCAGTTGGCGGTAGTGAGTTCCACAACACAGAGGACCTCAACACCTAACTGCAGCAATTGCAAGGGGCCAGCCACTGGAGGAGGATATCACTGcag CGTGTGTCCTTCTTGCATCTTGTGTGAGCCATGCAGTCACAAACATGACCCCAGCCACAACTTGAAAAGAACAAGGACTCCATTGTCTGTTCCAGAACGGGGAGTAACCCCAGAGCCTAG GTTCTTGCGGCGCGGAGACAGGACTGTCCGCAAGGCTGAACGCCAGCGTCTGAAAGCTGAGCGGAGGCAGCTGAAGGCCGAAGTGAAGGAGATTAAGAAGAAGCTGAGGTTGGAGAAGAGAGGCCTGCTGTGGAGTGGAGCCACCAACGGCACTAGCAGCTCAGGTCTTGGTCCTGCTCCTGCTCCTGCCCCTGCTCCTGGTGCGGCTGCAGCCACGGGCCCAGAGCCTCAGGCCTCCAGTCCAGA GGGTCCCAAGGTCTCCTGCTCCACCTTGGTGCCCACAATGACAGCCTTGTTTCTGGATGAGAATCTACCAGACGGAACATGTCTGGAGCCTGGCACCAAGTTCATCAAGTACTGGAAGATGAGGAATACCGGCAACATCAGCTGGACTTCTGACACAAAG CTAAAGTTCATGTGGGGAAACTTGGCCTTGGAGTCACAGGATCAGAAGGAGGTGGCGGTACCCTTCCTCAAGCCAGGCCAGGTTGGTATGGTGAGTGTGGCATTCGTGGCACCCATGCTAGAGGGCACCTATACCTCACACTGGCGCCTGGCACACTGCGGGGTTCAGTTTGGCCCTCGAGTGTGGTGCAGCATTGTAGTAGTCCCCAGTTCAGGCCAGAAACTCAACTCCCACTCCAGCAAATTATTT ATGAATAAACATAGTGTTCTAGGAATagatgggatgtgctggactgGTTCTAGAGATGACATGCGTGGGTCCTCCAGCAGCAAGAGAGAGTACTACATGCCCTCTGTGGACCTGCTTACtgcacag gatctgCTCTCCTTTGAGTTGCTGGATATAAATATTGTCCAAGAGTTGGAGAAGGTCCCAGCTAACCCTCCAGCTG ATATGACTCCATGCATGTCCCCAGTCCCACATTATGGAACTACATGTGGAAAGCAGGGACTGGGCATAGTTAGAGAGAATGCAGAACACACAGGCTTGAAAAACCTCCAAG TTGTGCAGCCTCAAAGACACTCTGACAATGTGGATCTTCAAGTTCATGATGAAGGTGAAGATGACATCAGTGGAACTCAGTTTGTCTGCGAGACTGTGATTAGGTCCCTCACGCTGGAGGAAGAGCCTGAACACAAACCTCCACGACGAGGTCGAGCCAACCACA ATCATGAACCCACCCCATTTAATGAGAGGGCTATGATGGAGAGGATTGATAGACCCCTCCTGCCGATTATAAAGAAGCCAGAAGCTCCACTCCCAGTTCAACCACACATCATACTTGAAGAACCTGCTCTCCCAG TTTTTTCAGAATTGTTGATTGGCTCTAATGAAAACCTGTACACTGACCCTGCTGCTCTGGAGGAGGAAGAAGGGAAGAAGGATGATCAGGATAAAGAGGAAGAGGCAGGAGAGTGGGATGAGGTGAGCAGCCAGGCATCCTCAGCTTCTTCGGAAGAATACCTCGTTGTCTTGCCTGACTGCTTTGATACCTCCAAACCCCTGGGAGATTCTTTATACAGCTCAGCTGTGTCCCTGCCTGGAAACGCCTGTAGCACAGAGCCTGAGAAAGCACAGGACCAGACAACAACAGAGGGAGAGTCAGTGGAACCAGCAACTGTTATGCAAAACAGTGTCAACAGGTTGCTGTGCACCTCTCAGATATTGAACACCCCGCCACTTATTCCTGAAGTGGCAATTGTCCCTGCCTCCCTGTCACTACTCCCAACTCTCCGCACACACAG GTCTATACAACCTTTTGCGACTAAGAATAGAGTCTCAAGGAATCTTGACTGTGAAGAGAACAGATCATGTCCAGCTGAGAACAAAACAAATG GATTAGGTTCAACACATCCAGACGCCCATGACAATGCCTTTGAGACAGGCAGCTCTCAGGATCCAAG GCTACGTCATGGGGGACTCACTGAAGGGCTTGTGAAGGGAGCACTCTCAGTGGCAGCGTCTGCTTACAAAGCTTTGTTCACAGGCCAGAGCAGCTCCACACAG CGGCCCAGTGTAGACCCAGTGTCTAAAGAAGCCTCACTGATAGCTGTGTTACAAGAGATGGGTTTCAGTAACAAGCTGCTAAATCAGAAGCTGCTGAGAAAGCATCAGTACAATCTGCTGGACGTGGTGAATGAGTTGGTGCAAATGACCGACAATGATTGGTACACAACGAGGCATTAA